In Nostoc sp. CENA543, a single genomic region encodes these proteins:
- the dnaB gene encoding replicative DNA helicase — MPEELSFESRGSNSLPPQNIEAEEAILGGILLDPEAISRVSDRLLPEAFYIKAHKDIYQAAIRLHAQGKPTDLLSVTSWLADNDLLTRIGGRNKLATLVDRTVSAVNIDALAGLVMEKYLRRQLIKAGNEIVQLGYETETELPIVLDQAEQKVFGVTQERPQSGLIHIAETLINNFQEIEERNQGIALPGIPCGFYDLDAMTSGFQRSDLIIVAGRPSMGKTAFCLNLANNIAASMRLPVAVFSLEMSKEQLVQRLLASEAQIESGYLRSGRLSQTQWEPLSRAISMLSEMPIFIDDTPNITVTQMRSQARRLQAEQGVELGLVVIDYLQLMEGGGDNRVQELSKITRSLKGLARELSVPVIALSQLSRGVEARTNKRPMLSDLRESGSIEQDADLVIMLYRDDYYNSDSPDRGIAEVIVAKHRNGPTGTVKLLFDPQFTKFKNLARSGNY, encoded by the coding sequence ATGCCTGAAGAACTAAGTTTTGAATCGCGTGGTAGCAACAGCCTACCACCCCAAAACATCGAAGCGGAAGAAGCGATTTTGGGGGGTATTTTACTAGATCCAGAAGCAATTAGTCGAGTTAGCGATCGCCTACTTCCCGAAGCCTTTTATATTAAGGCTCATAAAGATATCTATCAAGCCGCTATAAGGCTACACGCCCAAGGTAAACCCACAGACTTACTCTCAGTTACCAGTTGGCTAGCTGACAACGATTTGCTGACGCGCATAGGTGGGAGAAATAAATTAGCCACCTTGGTAGATCGTACAGTCTCCGCCGTGAATATTGATGCCTTAGCAGGGTTGGTCATGGAAAAATACCTGCGACGGCAATTAATTAAAGCTGGTAATGAAATTGTCCAACTTGGTTACGAGACTGAAACTGAGTTACCCATTGTTTTAGACCAAGCAGAACAAAAAGTTTTCGGTGTTACTCAAGAACGTCCCCAGTCAGGATTAATTCACATTGCCGAAACCCTCATTAATAATTTTCAAGAAATCGAGGAGCGAAATCAAGGAATTGCTCTACCAGGAATTCCCTGTGGCTTCTATGATTTAGATGCCATGACAAGCGGTTTCCAGCGTTCTGACTTAATTATCGTCGCTGGTAGACCATCAATGGGTAAAACCGCATTCTGTCTCAACCTAGCTAACAATATCGCCGCTTCTATGCGTTTACCTGTGGCCGTGTTTAGCTTAGAAATGTCTAAAGAACAATTAGTACAACGTCTATTAGCTAGCGAAGCACAAATTGAAAGCGGTTATTTGCGGAGTGGACGCTTAAGTCAAACCCAATGGGAACCCTTAAGCCGCGCCATCAGTATGCTATCGGAAATGCCCATATTTATCGACGATACACCGAATATTACTGTTACCCAAATGCGGAGTCAAGCCAGACGACTACAAGCAGAACAAGGGGTAGAACTAGGCTTAGTCGTGATAGATTACCTGCAATTGATGGAAGGTGGCGGTGATAACCGTGTGCAGGAGTTATCAAAAATTACCCGTTCTCTCAAAGGTTTAGCAAGGGAATTATCTGTACCTGTGATTGCTTTATCTCAGCTAAGTCGAGGTGTAGAAGCGCGTACCAATAAGCGTCCTATGTTGTCAGATTTAAGAGAATCTGGTTCTATTGAACAAGATGCAGATTTAGTCATCATGCTATATCGAGATGACTACTATAACTCAGATAGTCCCGATCGCGGTATTGCAGAAGTCATAGTTGCCAAACACCGCAACGGCCCCACTGGAACTGTAAAACTATTATTTGACCCGCAATTCACCAAATTTAAAAACTTGGCTAGATCGGGTAATTATTAA
- a CDS encoding XisI protein, with product MEKIIKYRQIIQNMLLDYGNQKPAYGNIEVETIFDTDRDHYQIVYLGWEGSDWVHSCIIHIDIKGDKIWLQWNGTEDDIAADLVNAGVPKEDIVLGFQSPFMRQFTEYAVG from the coding sequence ATGGAAAAGATAATTAAATATCGTCAGATTATACAAAATATGCTTTTAGATTATGGTAATCAAAAGCCTGCTTACGGTAATATTGAGGTAGAGACAATTTTCGATACAGATCGTGATCATTACCAAATTGTTTATTTAGGTTGGGAAGGTTCGGATTGGGTACACAGTTGTATCATCCACATTGATATTAAAGGTGATAAAATTTGGTTACAATGGAATGGTACAGAAGATGATATTGCTGCTGATTTAGTGAATGCTGGAGTGCCAAAAGAAGATATTGTTTTAGGATTTCAGTCCCCATTTATGCGGCAGTTTACAGAATACGCTGTAGGTTAG